The window CTCTCTTCTCCACAAGTTGATGTTGAAGTTCAGTTACTTTGGGGATATCAAATTAATTCAGTGTTTGCCATCTTTCCTGCACCTAGTCTGAATGAAGTAGACAGACACACAGGGCCGGACCTCTCTGTGGAGTGGAAGCCATCGAGCAGTTGTTGGCGCTACGGCAGAGGGTCTCGGACACCTTCATCTGGTCCTGGACGACGGATGGTGAGTTGTCGGCGAGGGTGCAATTCTGAACCCGGATGACCGGATCTCTTGTCTTCTCCGCGGGATTCacttctcttccttccttcctgccGCCTGGATCATCCACATACTAAAATCAATCaatcaagaaagaaagaaaaacaaataaCTAGTAGTGCTGTGCCGGCCGACTGCCATCTCCGATCCTCTCGCTCAGGGATTCATTCTCGCTCAGCGATCCTCTCGACCTCGTCGTCGAGCCAGTGAAAACCGAACCAATCAGCAGCACcagcaggaggaagaagaagcgcctCTGCCCCTCTGCCTCTCGCAGGCCAACTTCTAAGTGTGGTTTCGTTTCCACAATCTTAAACCGTGCTACAGCGCCGCTAATAGCACACTATGACGCTCTAAGCTGTTCTTGCTAAATTTATTAGTGTAGAATGTCTCGCTAATAGCAATGCTATATATCACGATATAGCATATGTTAATCGCGTATTTTAAAGGCCACGCTATTTTGTCATAGCAGGCTAATTTTTTTCCATTGGCTAGTACCCCTGCGTTATCTTCTGGCGAATCAAGTCCGCTACTAACTAGACTTGTATAATCGAATGATGATCGTAAGGTCCTAAtttctttgaaaaaaaaaacagataAGAAACATATATTATCAGCTGACAGTTTGTCAACAACGTAACAGTTCACACACGAACAGAAACATGCAGATGATGATGTGTATCAAGTTACAAACAGGCAATATGCCTAAGTGGATTCAAGACATTCCCCCAAAATGCTTCACAAACTCAATGCAAGCGAAAGCCAGGACAGCAATTTCCGCGCCACCAGATTATCTGTTGCTCTTTACTTATAGCACCTGAAACCGACCTGTGCTAGTACTCCTAGCTACAAGCAGATTGATTGAACCACCTCATTCGGTTGTTATTTGTGTCTCGGTGCTCTCGTTGCCATAGTAACCAGAAGAATCCGCTAACTGCACGTCAATTATAGGGTTGCTCGGATGATTACTAACCACGCCAATCAGCGAGACACACTCCAGATCGGCAGCTGCACCCCTAAATTTTGTGGAGACCTCTCTAAGGCCTGGCATATAATCGATGTTGATTAATGCCGTACCATGTGCATATGTTTTCCACTGTTGGTCCATTGGGGGGATGGCATCGAAAACTAGCTTGAGCTTCCAGAGACTAGGCATTGCATCCGCCTCAAAATTTACCCAGGCTATACCCCGCATGAACGTAAGCTTGAAGTGCTTGAGAACCGAGAAACCGGCCTTGTCAAAGATGATCGTGTCATCAGGCGGCGTCTCCACGTACAGCGACAGGGCAGCGAGGGCCGGCAATCCTCTGAGAATATCAGCACACTGTGGTGGCAGTCCCTTGACAGCAATCTTCAAAATGCATAGGTTGCCAAGTTTTCCAACCCACGAAGGTACCTGTGAGAATATGCAGCTGCTGCACGGCGAGAATTCAAATCTCTGGAGAAGTGGGGGAGGTTCCACGCAATCCCATGAAATGTATGTTTTTGAAGCCGACGTATTTTTAACCGATGAGGCCCGAGCTTCCACTGCTATAGTTTTAAGGTTGCGATGACCTCCGATTAAAGAACCCAGAGCTTCCATGTTTTTCGCCACATGCTGGAAAGTAGACCGTGAAGAAAAGGTAAGATGAAGCTCCTGCAGGTGGTTTAGCTTGCCAAGGCTCATTAGGCTGGGGGAGCTTGTTCTCTCTATCCAATCCAGCAGATCTCTCTCGACCGGAAGACTCAGGTGCAAGTGCAGCAAGCGTGGAAAATTCACATCCCATGGAACAGGAGCAAATCTTGCATCGGTAATATCCAATGTACCCAGGCACTGTAGTACATGGTCCGGCAGTTTGATGCAGACATCGCTTGCAATCTTCAAATATCTCAGCTGAAACATTTCTGAAATCCCAGTGAGGTCTGCTATATCATTATCACTGCGGCCTTGACCACTTAGTTGAAGGTTTAGGACACGGACAAGCTTGAACTCTGTAAGACAAGGCATAGACTCAAGCAATCCAGAAAATCTAACTGACCGAACTAGCGATTTTTGGATGTTTGCTGGTGTCTTGGCATATCTCGCATCACCAAATATGAGCGAGAGTCGACGGGCTTTATGAGAAAGTGACACATTCTTTTGACACCTGTAGTCTATTGCCACGATGAAATTCTCTTCTGCAGACTTATGAGCAATAAGATCATGTACCATGTCATGCACTTGACAGGACAACACCTCATTGTAGTAGTTGACACATGTCGGCTGGATGAAGCTTCTACCGACAAGTTGATAGAAATAGCTTTCTGCAACTTTTTCAATGTCTTGCCCTTCTGTTGTGTAGATCAGACCTTCAGCCACCCATTGCTTAACCAAATCACCCTTTAAGAATGTGTAGCCCTCTGGATACATATTAAGGTAGAGCAGGCATGTCTTCAAATAACAAGGAAGATTATTGTAGCTCAGATTCAGTGCTTGTCTAGTTCTTTCAGAAGTAGGCACTGCAGAGAAACAAGAGATTAACGACTGATGGATGTATGTGAAGAAATCATTTGACATGACAGGCTGGCTTAGTAGAAGACTAGCTATGCTGATTGTGGCTAGCGGCAAACCATCACATATTTCAGCaatttcatcacaaacttgtttcAATTCATCAGGACAATCACTTTCAGAGCCAAAGAGTCTATTAAAAAATAGCATTCTTGAGTGATCATCATCCAGAGGTTTCATTTCAAAGACATGCCCTGACTGATAACAGCTACATGCTACTGCAACGTCTTCGATCTGTGTAGTTGTTACTATTGTGCTGCCTCGTTTACCCTCGGGAAAAGCATGATTAATAATATCCCATACTGATGTTTCCCACAAATCGTCAATAATAATCAGATACCTGCAGCATGCCAAAATTGAGGGGGCATATTAATTAGTGTTTTATGGCGacattttgtatgaagaaaaacagTAGTACCTTTTGTTTTGTAGATATTTCTTGATATTAGCAATGAGGTCAGTCTTCATAAAATCCTGTGGGGGGTCCGGACGCTGGATTTGCGAGAGAATGTCGCGGAAAATCCTCTTCATATCCGGTTTCTTGGACACCCGAATGAAAGCTCGACAATGGTATTGCTTCCCAATTCTGCTGTACAACACTTTGGCAAGTGTAGTTTTACCGAGACATGAAGGTCCAAGAATAGCTACCAccctgagctgctgctgctgctcttgatCCTCCCAAAGGTCAGCCCCCAGTGAGTTGATAAACTCACTCATCCAACCATCGACTACGATGTGTGCCGCTTCTTCATCATACTGCACTGAAACCGGAACCGTAGGGCCAACGGGCACAAACCACCGCTTCAGTGTGCTGCAAGAATGGAGACTGTATCTCTGGTGCCGTTCAATCGCCTCCTGGACATACATCCTGAATTCTGATAGCGTTTCCGCAATACTAACAACCTGAGTCTTGGTAGTCCTGGCATGACTAAAGAATTTGAGGAAGAATCTGAATTTGAGGCCGGATCTGGTTGACTTGATGTTGTTGGGAACATGCGAGGGATGCTCAGGCTGCGCAAATATTAAGCTGTCAATATAATCCTCAATGTCGTAAGACAGGTTGCGCGCCTCATTCATCCAGCAGTTGGCCGCCATTGGAGGGTCGTCCACCTCTGACAGTTGATCAAGGTAGGAGTCCATCTTTTCAACGTCATCTTTCAGGAAGCGCATCACCTCCATGGCCCTCTTGACCCTCTTGGAGTTGGAGCATCCCTGTAAAAGAGGAGCGTGCAGCAGCATATCCAGCTTCCCAACAAGGGGTCTCATGGCGCCCAGTGAAGCACTGATTGGGGACCTAATCTCTCTGCCTCGGATCGAAACATCTAAACACACACAAACAAAGGTATAATTAATCAACAAACAATGCATATTACAGTAAAATAATAATAATGAACGACATCAGCCGTGGTCGAGAGACAGCATTGACCATCTTTACACCAAGTAAAGACTCCATACAAGAAGAGGAGAGATTAGAAGATGTGTCCTCATTTTTCATGGAAATGGTTGCCCAAATCGCGTTTCAGGTTAGAAAGGGACACATAGTTTGTAGGGGAAACTTGTAAGCAATTAAACAGTGATTAGCAAGTCAAGTGAGATGAGCTCCTGATGATCTCAGGCTCACCTCTGGTAGAAGGACCTGGATCGGAGAAGACATTGTTGTGCACTTGAGGAgattcctcggcctcctcctcagcATTAGGTGGAGATCGTACCTGCTGCTTGAGGAGAGGTACGACCTGCACCTCCTCCTTGAACTCTCGCAGCATCAATCAATCAGGAACCTGCAGCCCCCTCTTCAGTCTTCACACCGCTAGCTCGTGATCCGTCTTCCAGCCTCCATCAGATTAGGGCATGTGAGAGGCAGAGGGACAGAGTTCTGGGGAACTGAGTTGTAGTTAGGAGGTAATATTTTTGAGCTGAATAAACTATCCAAGTGATAGGTGATACCAAAGCTGGTAGATCAGTGTTTTTTTTTTTGCTAGCATGGAGAAGTCCGATAGTGTGCTACAGAAAGTTTTGGTTATAAGGCTATTCAGGAGCTGCTCCGAGATGATGATGGGGATGTAGATAGTTGTGTTAAGTGCTTGCTTCTGTAATTACCCTATGATGAGTGATGACAGGTAATATTTTTCCTCTCCTATCACTCTAGAAATGAAATGTTCTAGCTGCTTGCCAAATAACAAAGGCTGAGATGCCACATTGGGAGTGCAGAAAAATAGCATCGGATGCGGCCGGCTTATAGTACTGTGCTTGTCGGGGCTCATAGTAGTACGAAAGAACTACGAGCATCGTAATCTTCAGTACCTTCACAAGATGCCTCTAACTGCTGCCGCGCATGTCCATAGGTTTTTAAGCATCACGAAACACAATGTGGTGCCCACCCACCTGGTGCTTGAATTGTTAAGCTTATTTCCCATCGATCCAAGCAGTTGGCAGTGCATTAGTTTACTTCAAACTTTGCATTCACTTGAAGCAGACACTGGATGGACTATTGAACTCACATAAGTCTTACATGCTACACTTACCAAAACAATATTTTCACCGCaatcttcaaaaggaaaaaaatcatGCGCCCACAGATCAGGAGTGGAGGAGGATCATAAACAAGTGAGTTTCAAGGCGAAATAATATTGGGAGATGGAAAAAGAGGGGGTGACCAGAAAACTGAACAACAACAGGCGACCCCGAAGGGCTTACAGACGGCATGCAAACTTAGAGTGATGCATAATCGTCGGATGCAAGCACCACTCCTCGTGTCGGCAGACAATAGTGACAGCGGAGGATATCTTGACGAGTAGGTGGACCAAGAAGTGAGAAATGTAACCTCAGCGATTATATCGCTCTTGGTGTTTCTAAAGGTGTAGAATTTGATCAATCTTCCAACATTTTTAGTATTGAAATGGATGGTCGAAAGTAACTAATTGTAACGCGGTACATTTATATGGTCAAAAAATGAAAACATAATGCACTCCAAAATACAACAAGTACGACAAAATTTAATACAACATATTTTAAGAAAGCAAAGACTGAGATGGGACCTTGGGAAATAGACTCAGATGCGGCTTAGAATACTGTGTCATGGTTAattaacctatatatatatattaactaAAGCACTACAACCTTCCTCAATCTCGATACATTAACAAGACAAAGCTGGCTCCACTGCTTGCATGGTTCTGTAGGTGTTCAAGTATTTTATAGCAAAGCATCGGGAAGCACACTCCGTCGTACCCGGTGCCTGCTTTGCGCATTGTTAAGCTTATCGTCCGGTTTACAAAGCAAAGGACGGTGACTGACAGTATCATGCGAGGTGTGGGTCGACTTTGCATTGACTCAAAAAGGGTAGTGTTACCGTTTGGATGTACTAGTACTCAGTTATATTTTCACACCACACCTACCAAAATAACATCTACATGAATTTAGCTCTGTGTCTCCTATATATGCCGGGGCAAGACGATTTGAAAGGTTTTTATTCTGAAATTTATTTTTACTTAACTATTTTAATGAAAACATATATTAAACCCATTTAAAGTTAATAAATAGggagaaacaaaaaataaaattgttcTATTCCTCAATGAACAGGTTCATATTTTTTTTACATACTAGTCTCATATTGCAAAACGTTCATGTTTACAAAAATATATAGAATAAAATAAACATGCATGACTACGTTGATGTTCATACAGTTCTTTTTAAATATATGCCCTCCCCATCTCCCTTAAAAAAACAAAGTAAAAAAAACTCAAGAACAACAAGCACAAAATTAAcacaaaataaataattcaaaaaagaAAGCGAAAAAAGGAAAAGGTATGGAAAAAAATGGAGAGAACAACAACATGGGAAAATGGGAAAAAGAAAGAAGCTAAATAGGTCGGACGCAAGAATTCGGAGGTGCAGGTTATAGGGATTTTCTGGGGAGCTCCTATCCCATGTTCATGCCGTAGATTAGGCCCTATAAAGCATAAGTCTGCTACAAGGGCAAGCCCAATGAGATTCATATATTTCTTATTCCAATGTATTTTAtttcaaaagaaaaataaatatatatatatatatatatatatatgtatatattgcGACAATATGGTGATACGCCCGAAAAAATATTCTTATGTTAAGATAAGTGTTCATGTGTTCAGAAAAAAAAGTTGATGTACTTTacaaaaatgttcacatattttaAAAAGGTTCATATTTACAATAAAAAATAATTCAAGTTGACAGGAAAGTTTAGTGTTTCCCAAAAAGGGTTCAGGCGCGACTGATTTATGTTCATGCACTTTGTAGAAAAATTCACATGTTTCcccaagaaaatgataaaaacaaaaccaGGAAACGAAGAGGGAGAAAGGGGAAaataaaaaatagaagaaaaaacacaaagaaaaaggaACCAGCATGAAAACCCAGAAgagaaaaataaaagcaaataaatggGGAAAAAGGTACATGGGCCAATGCATATGTGTGCTCAGAAGCATGCAACGGCACGCATCATGGTAGAAGCCATGACTGAGCTGGAAATACAATGGGGGCTCCGTCCCGCATTCAGTCACTGCAGCTGCTATGTCCTTGCCATTTCATAAGGAGATCGCTCTCCATGATGGATTAAGCGACCAAAAATAGGACTGGAAAGAAGCAGTAAAGAAGCACCCAGGAGGCCAAGGTGTTCAAGCTCTTGTTTATCACCAAAGAAATGGCTCATAACCATTTAAATTACTAGGAAGTGAGGCTGCTGCTAGAGTTAGCCCTACGGCAACAGCTAATCATAAGAAGGCACAAGAGGTTAGTGTGAAATGCAGAAAGTGAACTTGCAGAGAATTTTATTATACTAAGAAAATGCAGAGAATTTTGAGAGCTCCGCGACACCGCCTACTGACTGATAGGATGTTATTAGTGACACCGCCTCCTGGTGCCATTTCGACTGAAGAGTCATGTAAGCAAGCTTGTATGTGCATCTTATCCTACTTTGGTTATTTCTTAGGGTGCGTTGATCTACATATAAACTATCTCTTCACATAGTCATATCACATATTTTATTCTTTACTGTGCAGTACCGGTTGATATTTCTAAAATGGGAAGTGAGCTTGCTGCGGAAATCCATATGGCACCAGCTAGTAGTACTGATAACACAATGCTGCTGGCGAATCATGAAGCTTTTGATAATGCACAAGAATATAAGGTAATTAAGTGTTGTATGTGCATCTCATTTTCTTAATTTCCACTTTGGTTAATTCTTGGGGTATGTTATATATACTCTCTCTTTCGAGACGGGAAGTGCAATGGCTGCAAAAATCCATGTGGGACCGGCTACCACTAATAATACGACGTTGTCGGTGAACCACGACGCCTTTGCTAGTGCACAACAAGAATATGGTCCGATCACCAATATTCAAAGCTTTTAAAAAGagaggaggatggggtggcggtttGAGAGGATCGGCAGATGGATAAAGGTAATTTACACAAGCTAATAACTGTCTTATATTTCTCGCAAAAAAATTGTCGTATATTCCTCAAATGCTCTCTTATTAGCGTAATTAGTAGAACTGAGGTGAAGTTAGGAGGTAATATTCTTGAGGTGAATAAATCTATTCAAGTGCTAAGCGATACGGTAGCTGGTAGACGAGTGATTTTGGGTCTAGCACGGAGAAGTCTGACAATGTGCTACTGAAAGTTTTGGTTATAAGGTTAATCAGGAGCTGCTCTGAGATGATAATGGGGATGTAGATAGTTGTGTTAACTGTGTAGCTTCTGTAAGTAGACCTACTTATTAGTTATGTCTCCCCTGTTAGAAGTAGAGCACTTATTCCTTTTGCACCCTGTTTCTGAATATTTGTGGGGTGTAACTAAGTGCACACTGAACATTCAGATTGCTTTCTGTTTCAAGATTACTGGAGATGTTAGAAATCTGATGGCTGTTGTATTTGCTTTAGTTTGGACCATCAGGAAACCTGTTCTCATCAGTTCCTAACGATGAATTGGATCGCCGGCTGGTGCCGGGAGTACGAAACAGACTGCTATTCGGTCCTAGATTTTGATGTTTCTGAATTTCACAGAACTTCTACCATGGCCCTTCATTCAGTTAGAGGATGGTGTATTCGTATGCTCTTGACAATGCTATATGGTCCTAGATTTTGCAGAGTTCTGTCTCTCCTTTTACGCCTACCATGTCCGTGGTCTGAACTAAGAATTTGCAGAGCAAGTGGATGCCTGTAagaaaaagcaaaatgaagaagactCCTCTGCTCCAGCCACTCCATCTTCCTCCTGAGCAAGGAGTGCTATGACCTATGAGTAGTGCATCGCGCTAAGAATTAAATGCCGCTCTGCGCTGCTCCATCAGACTAGCCCTAGCAAGGAACAAGCATCGGgaaccctagctagctagctacagaTCCAGATCGAGCACTTACAGATCAAGCCGCGATGGGTGCCTCCACTCGAGCTGAGGGGCAGGACGCCGCTGGCGCTGGCGCTGGCGTCGGCTACGGCTCCGGACGACCTCCGCGCAACAGGTCGCCGCCGGCGGAAACATTGGCTCGCCGCCTCTCCGCCATTTTTCTCTCGCGCCTCCTCTGCTCCGGAGAGACACCCCAGGCCGCCGTTCGGGTGACTGACTCTGCTCCCGTAATGGAGCTGTGCGCGTCAACCAACCGCCTCCATGTCCGTCAGATCCGTATCGGACGGCTCGTAAGTCGTAACCGTCTGCACACCTTTGTATAACGCCTTTAGGTAGGTTCAGGTTTAGATAACTTTTTGTTAGGGGTTGGTTAGGTTCAGATAAAAACATTTAGAACACAGTACAGACGTAGGCGCTCATAACACACAGTGCACTATTGTGAGCAAGAATTGTTGGGCCATAAACCATGTAAGTTAAGTGTGTGTATGGCCAGTGTAACCGGTGAGAGCGTGTGGCTATTTATATACTTATTAAAGCATGTGTTGACACCCTGTTAGGGCATGATGAATGAAATTGAGATCAATCTCCCCTCCTAATCTATCTTCCTCACCCACTCCTTCTTCCTCTCACCTACTCTCCAACGGATGCCTCACAGACCTAGGTTGTTATAGTTGGTAATCAGAGCGAGAATTTTTTTCCCATCGTAACCGCCGCCGCGGACCTCACACCCTCTTGATCGATCTGTAACATCCACCATGCCGGGTGCACTTCGCCTCGGTGACTTGCGCAAAATCCTACAAGGGGTTCGACATCACTGTGTTGCCGTCCAAACCATCGGCTCAAACCCGCAACGTCTTAGTCGTCATCGAGGAAACCACATGTCAGTTGAAGACGCTGCTCGGTACGGTCATCTACTGCCTCAACATGAGCCAAACCACCACTGGCAACCAATTCAAGGCCCAGCTCGCCTACAACATGCATGTGTCGCATGAACTCAAGAATTTGGCCAAGCAAATTGATCTAAGGCAAGCTGATGTGGATGAGGCATGAAAGTCGGCCTCCACCATTGATCCAACCTACGTGGTCACTGCAGGGACTCTAATTCAGTCTGAAGTCATGGTagatgtcatggttttgtcacgataGATGTCCTTATGAAAGGACTAAGTCTAGACGCCATCACAACTAGGTGGTTGCTTAAACGTGGTTGATCGGGAACAAAGGAcacaagtttacccaggttcgacccctcatggtggaggtaaaagcctacgtcttgcttgattgatattgcttGAAGATCTCGATTACAAGGGTGCGGAATAGCTAACCTAGCTCTTGAGAGATTGCCACTTAGTCTTTGTCCCCTAGGGACTGCCCTTTTATATAATAGGTTGAGTCCCTGGTTTACAAGGAATTCTGGGTCGTTTTGTTAACCCTATACTACTCTAACTCTTACAAATTTTACCTTCCAAGTCTTGGAATCTTCCCTTCTTGGGCTTCCTTCGTAATCCGGCCCATCAGGCTTCTCCATGAGCCGACCTTTTGCCGGGTCAcgctctgggctttgggcccttctTGTCGCCAGTATTTACCCTGTGGGCGAGGTGACCCATGAGCCGCCATGCTCCTGACCGGATCATACATCCTAGCAGGgtcaatcttgataacccacaagtataggggatcgcaacagtttttaagggtagagtattcaacctgaatttattgattcgacacaagaggagacaaaacatatttgcaagtattagtagttgagttgcgaattcaaccacatctgaaatacttaatatctacagcaaggtgATCGATAGCACATTAGTATGGTAGTTTGATAGCAACAGTAACAATAGTAATCTATAACtataatctataatacctaaatagttcattctCACTAtcatatttctcttgacatgcaagctatccacatcaTCAAGTAGGTCCTTTACTTCCTTTCTCTTAACAGGCAACCATCCCACCACACCACCATGTGCCATGTCAGCAGCCCTCTTCCAGCCAGTAGTTAATTTCCACACAACCACGGAGAAAAAATCCCATGGGTCTCTCCGTGAGAAAAAAAAACATCATCTTTTCCCTGAGAGTCGAAGGCCAGCAACCCCCTCTCTCGCTCTGCCTGTTCAAAACATTTAAGTTTCTGGTGCCGCATTCTTATCTTTTCTTTACTTCTTCCTCTCCAAGAGGCATTACGAACATCCTTCCTTTTCATCTCCTCCATTTTCCAACCGACAGATCTTTGTTTATCTGTTCATCTTCTCCCTGACGGGCCTCCCTATTAATCCGCCCACACTAAAGCTGGGTGTCCACATCCCTGGATTTACCACCAACATGCGTAGAATTTGAAGTATGCATCAACATCGTCCTCCCCGAGTACCATCATCTCCATCATCAACCTGAATTTGAAGGATCTTTTCTCTGCCTCTCCAAGATCTCTTCTCGTACTGCGTTCCCTTCACCGCCCCAACACCTCATCTAGGTCCTGATTTCATAGGCCTCGCTGTCGTGGCCTTATTTGTTAGCTTGATTGTGCATGAGGTAGTTTTGATACAGTTTCGCTTTTGAATTTTGCGGCACCGAGCGCACAACAGAGTTGATTACTGAAGGCCAAGAGGCAAACGCGATCTATGCCTGCAACATGACCAAGAGACTGGAACGAATCAGCTCCTAAAGGCTCCCCAAGATCTGGCTCTCCCATGCTCAGGTTCGTAGTGCTAGATTGAATAGGACatcattgatgatgttgcttttgtGTTTAACTATATAATCATGTCAATTGTCATGGCGCTGTAAATCGTGTAAGGGCGCAAGCCGGACCTCATGACCGAATGACAGTGTGACCTCCAAGTCAGATGCGCTCTATGGCCGATGTTGCGTACCGCCTGTGGCGTTTCCACTGCCACTGCATCATGAACAAGTCCGCGATACATTGACAGCGCTGGGGACTTTGTCCGATCCGTGATCAGGTAGATAACCCCTTATAATCCACGAACGAATCTCCTAATTAACCTCGCCACGTTGTTGGTCTCACACACCGCATGGTCTGACTGTTTTCCTACAGGTGATGCTGAGCAGGACAAATTAGGAATCCCCTTTGCCTTCTGTTACGTACCCTCACGCCCTTGTGCTGGCACTACGTTCCTCATTTCTCCATGGCTCCTTTCCAAATTCCTATACCATCTTGCTTCACTATGAGGTTATCATATAGGATTGTTGACTATCTACTGCCCTTTTTTTAATTACTATGTTCATAGATAGTGAACGTTCGTATTATTTGCAATCTCGCAATGCACGTTTATTTGTTGGTCTTTTGGACTGTTCTATCAGATTTCTTATATCAGAACAATAAAGCACAAATTGCTAAGGTACACGGATGGTTAAACTTGATTTAACTCACCAGAAATTGTAGGATCAGTTCttacttttttttttgagggaaaggaTCAGTTCTTACTTGGTATGCTTTACCTCTACTATCAAATGGGCATATCCCCGTATTTCATTTTCAGTGACGACTTGGCTAAACAAATTTGTGTGCTGTGAATAAATGCCACTTTTTAATTCACTACTACAAGCCAACTTAGTATACTATCAGAATTATTTCAATCGTTTTACAATGCTAACCACAATATTGTGGACAGTCATGCCATGATAGTGCCAAGCTTTGTAAGTTTATTCCAATTGTATTCGTTCAACATAAATATCAATATTTCATTCGGTCACACTTTCCTTCATGCCATCTTATAGAGGGCCAGGCAAGAAGTCCCGCTGCAACGCGTGGGGTATCATCTAGTAGTAACAGTAGCagaaacaatagcagttttgtagtgattgtaacaggagCAACAACAA is drawn from Triticum dicoccoides isolate Atlit2015 ecotype Zavitan chromosome 4A, WEW_v2.0, whole genome shotgun sequence and contains these coding sequences:
- the LOC119288201 gene encoding disease resistance protein RGA5-like encodes the protein MLREFKEEVQVVPLLKQQVRSPPNAEEEAEESPQVHNNVFSDPGPSTRDVSIRGREIRSPISASLGAMRPLVGKLDMLLHAPLLQGCSNSKRVKRAMEVMRFLKDDVEKMDSYLDQLSEVDDPPMAANCWMNEARNLSYDIEDYIDSLIFAQPEHPSHVPNNIKSTRSGLKFRFFLKFFSHARTTKTQVVSIAETLSEFRMYVQEAIERHQRYSLHSCSTLKRWFVPVGPTVPVSVQYDEEAAHIVVDGWMSEFINSLGADLWEDQEQQQQLRVVAILGPSCLGKTTLAKVLYSRIGKQYHCRAFIRVSKKPDMKRIFRDILSQIQRPDPPQDFMKTDLIANIKKYLQNKRYLIIIDDLWETSVWDIINHAFPEGKRGSTIVTTTQIEDVAVACSCYQSGHVFEMKPLDDDHSRMLFFNRLFGSESDCPDELKQVCDEIAEICDGLPLATISIASLLLSQPVMSNDFFTYIHQSLISCFSAVPTSERTRQALNLSYNNLPCYLKTCLLYLNMYPEGYTFLKGDLVKQWVAEGLIYTTEGQDIEKVAESYFYQLVGRSFIQPTCVNYYNEVLSCQVHDMVHDLIAHKSAEENFIVAIDYRCQKNVSLSHKARRLSLIFGDARYAKTPANIQKSLVRSVRFSGLLESMPCLTEFKLVRVLNLQLSGQGRSDNDIADLTGISEMFQLRYLKIASDVCIKLPDHVLQCLGTLDITDARFAPVPWDVNFPRLLHLHLSLPVERDLLDWIERTSSPSLMSLGKLNHLQELHLTFSSRSTFQHVAKNMEALGSLIGGHRNLKTIAVEARASSVKNTSASKTYISWDCVEPPPLLQRFEFSPCSSCIFSQVPSWVGKLGNLCILKIAVKGLPPQCADILRGLPALAALSLYVETPPDDTIIFDKAGFSVLKHFKLTFMRGIAWVNFEADAMPSLWKLKLVFDAIPPMDQQWKTYAHGTALINIDYMPGLREVSTKFRGAAADLECVSLIGVVSNHPSNPIIDVQLADSSGYYGNESTETQITTE